One genomic region from Phocoena sinus isolate mPhoSin1 chromosome 3, mPhoSin1.pri, whole genome shotgun sequence encodes:
- the UTP15 gene encoding U3 small nucleolar RNA-associated protein 15 homolog, producing the protein MAGYKPVAIQAYPVLGEKITQDTLYWNNYKTPVQIKEFGAVSKVDFSPQPPYNYAVTASSRIHVYGRYSQEPIKTFSRFKDTAYCATFRQDGRLLVAGSEDGGIQLFDISGRAPLRQFEGHTKAVHTVDFTADKYHVVSGADDYTVKLWDIPNSKEILTFKEHSDYVRCGCASKLNPDLFVTGSYDHTVKMFDARTNQSVISAEHGQPVESVLLFPSGGLLVSAGGRYVKVWDMLKGGQLLVSLKNHHKTVTCLCLSSSGQRLLSGSLDRKVKVYSTSSYKVVHSFDYAASILSLALAHEDETIVVGMTNGILSVKHRKSEAKKDSLPRRRRPAYRTFIKGKNYMKQQDDILINRPSKKHLELYDRDLKNFRISKALDRVLEPSCAIKTPEITVSIIKELNRRGVLANALAGRDEKEVSRVLNFLIRNLSQPRFAPVLINAAEIIIDIYLPVIGQSPVVDKKFLVLQGLIEKEIDYQRELLETLGMMDMLFATMTSKESTSLLQHNTSDGFLENKKIES; encoded by the exons ATGGCTGGTTATAAGCCTGTAGCGATCCAGGCATATCCTGTACTTGGTGAAAAAATCACCCAAGATACACTGTACTGGAACAACTATAAG acCCCTGTTCAGATCAAGGAGTTTGGTGCAGTGTCAAAAGTAgacttttctccacagcctccgTATAATTATGCTGTCACAGCTTCTTCAAGg ATTCACGTTTATGGCCGATACTCCCAAGAACCTATAAAAACCTTTTCACGATTTAAAGACACAGCATACTGTGCTACTTTTCGGCAGGATGGTAGACTGCTTGTGGCTGGCAGTGAAGATGGTGGCATTCAGCTTTTTGATATAAGTGGCAGGGCTCCCCTCAGGCAGTTTGAAGGCCATACTAA AGCAGTTCATACAGTAGATTTTACAGCTGACAAATATCATGTGGTCTCTGGGGCTGATGATTATACAGTTAAATTATGGGATATTCCAAACTCCAAAGAAATTCTGACATTCAAAGAACATTCTGATTATGTGAGGTGTGGATGTGCTAGCAAACTGAACCCAGATCTCTTTGTAACAG GGTCATATGATCACACTGTGAAGATGTTTGATGCACGAACAAACCAGAGTGTTATCTCTGCTGAGCATGGGCAGCCAGTGGAGAGTGTCCTGCTTTTTCCCTCTGGAGGTCTTCTGGTATCAGcag gaGGTCGTTACGTTAAAGTCTGGGACATGCTAAAAGGAGGACAGTTGCTAGTGTCTTTGAAAAATCATCATAAAACTGTGACGTGCTTATGTCTGAGCAGCTCTGGACAGAGGTTACTTTCTGGCTCACTGGATAG GAAGGTGAAAGTATATAGCACAAGTTCCTATAAAGTAGTCCACAGTTTTGATTATGCAGCTTCAATTTTGAGTCTTGCACTTGCA CATGAAGATGAGACAATAGTTGTAGGAATGACCAATGGAATACTGAGTGTTAAACATCGGAAATCTGAAGCAAAGAAGGATTCTCTTCCCAGGAGAAGAAGGCCTGCATATCGAacttttattaaaggaaaaaattatatgaaacaacag GATGACATTTTGATCAACAGACCATCAAAGAAACACCTAGAATTGTATGACAGGGATCTGAAAAACTTCCGGATCTCTAAGGCACTTGACAGAGTCCTTGAG CCCAGCTGTGCAATAAAGACGCCTGAGATTACAGTTTCCATCATAAAGGAGCTAAATCGAAGAGGAGTCCTTGCAAATGCCCTTGCAGGTCGAGATGAAAAGGAAGTCAGTcgtgttcttaattttttgataAG GAATCTGTCCCAGCCAAGATTTGCCCCTGTTTTGATTAATGCTGCCGAAATAATTATTG atATATATCTACCTGTGATTGGTCAGTCTCCTGTAGTTGATAAAAAGTTTTTGGTACTTCAAGGacttatagaaaaagagattgaTTACCAAAGAGAACTACTAGAAACCTTGGGGATGATGGATATGCTTTTTGCTACCATGACAAGTAAAGAAAGCACTTCTTTGTTGCAGCATAATACATCTGATGGATTTCTAGAGAACAAGAAGATTGAATCATAG